The Spirosoma foliorum genome has a window encoding:
- a CDS encoding ComF family protein codes for MFRFIQSFVADFTDLLFPSLCLGCKESLGANEPILCTACRINLPETRQHIEPYDQNLLNKFAGKVPVHFLASYLHFTKGGIVQNLIHSFKYKGQKEAAKELANWYGQQLKTDSKYLQGIDVLVGVPLHKSRFRKRGYNQADWIAEGLSDALEIPMRTDVLIRKTFKASQTHKNRLERWENVSTVFAVVKPEAIKDKSVIIVDDVLTTGATIEACAVELVKAGCKSVSVLTLAVADR; via the coding sequence ATGTTTCGGTTTATACAGTCATTTGTAGCTGATTTTACGGATCTGCTTTTTCCTTCTCTCTGCTTAGGCTGTAAAGAGTCGTTAGGTGCAAATGAGCCTATATTATGTACGGCTTGTCGAATTAATTTGCCAGAAACGAGACAGCATATTGAGCCTTACGATCAAAATCTCCTCAATAAGTTTGCCGGAAAAGTGCCTGTTCATTTTTTAGCTTCTTATCTGCATTTTACAAAGGGTGGAATCGTACAAAATTTAATCCATAGCTTTAAATACAAAGGCCAAAAAGAAGCTGCTAAAGAACTGGCAAACTGGTACGGTCAGCAATTAAAAACAGACAGCAAATATCTACAAGGTATAGACGTACTAGTTGGCGTTCCGTTGCATAAGAGTCGTTTTCGGAAACGAGGTTATAATCAGGCTGATTGGATTGCGGAAGGATTATCTGATGCACTTGAAATCCCTATGAGAACAGACGTATTAATTCGCAAGACTTTTAAAGCATCGCAAACGCACAAAAATCGCTTGGAACGATGGGAAAATGTCAGTACAGTATTTGCTGTTGTGAAGCCTGAAGCTATCAAAGATAAAAGCGTTATTATCGTTGATGACGTATTAACTACCGGTGCAACAATTGAAGCGTGTGCCGTTGAATTGGTCAAAGCAGGGTGTAAATCAGTAAGCGTATTAACTCTTGCGGTAGCTGATCGATAA
- a CDS encoding muconolactone Delta-isomerase family protein encodes MSQYMVEFDLPAVMDEGFENRIPAQRLKVEELMEKGFLLSYSLSVDRQKLWCIFKADSELEVMESISEFPLIKYMTPMITELMFHNMVAARIPLFSLN; translated from the coding sequence ATGAGCCAATACATGGTTGAATTTGACCTTCCAGCTGTTATGGATGAAGGTTTCGAGAACCGGATTCCTGCCCAACGGCTCAAAGTGGAGGAATTAATGGAAAAGGGATTTTTACTGTCGTATTCTCTTTCGGTCGACCGCCAAAAGCTCTGGTGTATTTTTAAAGCCGATTCAGAACTAGAAGTAATGGAATCGATTTCGGAGTTTCCGCTTATCAAGTACATGACACCAATGATTACAGAATTGATGTTTCATAATATGGTTGCTGCCCGGATTCCTCTCTTTTCATTGAATTAA
- a CDS encoding alpha/beta hydrolase, which produces MIHNPNNIRTAGKPLEASSKVMIMVHGRGGSARDILSLAEYIDDKDFAFIAPEAQGNTWYPHSFLRPLEENEPYLSSALEVLASLRARLQSDFNFKLPQIYWLGFSQGACLTLEFVARNATEYGGVFGLSGGLIGPPNLVRSYEGSLTNTPIFLGCSDIDPHIPKERVLESETVFRQMGANVTAKLYPNFPHSINEDELNVVNLLVAGAQ; this is translated from the coding sequence ATGATACACAATCCTAACAATATTCGTACAGCGGGGAAGCCTTTGGAGGCTTCTTCCAAAGTAATGATTATGGTTCATGGCCGGGGTGGATCGGCTAGGGATATATTGTCACTTGCCGAGTACATCGATGATAAAGACTTTGCCTTTATTGCTCCTGAAGCGCAGGGAAACACCTGGTATCCTCATTCTTTTCTACGACCACTTGAAGAAAACGAACCATACTTATCATCGGCGTTAGAAGTTCTGGCAAGTCTGCGGGCCCGTCTGCAATCGGACTTTAATTTCAAACTGCCGCAAATTTATTGGCTTGGTTTCTCCCAGGGCGCTTGTCTCACGTTGGAGTTTGTCGCTCGTAATGCGACTGAGTATGGTGGTGTGTTTGGCTTAAGCGGTGGCTTAATTGGGCCACCTAACCTTGTTCGTTCTTATGAAGGTTCATTGACCAATACACCTATTTTTTTAGGCTGTAGTGATATTGATCCGCACATTCCAAAAGAGCGAGTTCTGGAATCTGAGACAGTGTTTCGACAGATGGGCGCAAACGTTACGGCGAAATTGTATCCAAATTTTCCGCACTCAATTAACGAAGATGAGCTAAACGTTGTTAATTTGCTAGTAGCCGGAGCCCAATAA
- a CDS encoding SUMF1/EgtB/PvdO family nonheme iron enzyme — translation MIQKYHLQRAAYVLLATAALASCKPKHPTSVQPGNKSTATGIAYNQKDGFQVKKFAGQKAGPNLVFIEGGRFTMGALEEDVMNSRDNKERTVSIQSFYMDETEMANVHYLEYLNAIQRDSSEEVVKAALPDTTVWSNPLSFNDSYVTQYLRYPAFRYYPVVGVSWVQATDYATWRSNAVNNELAKGGATKKKGGGFSLKRKSKKADDAALAEATTAAPARPSLESGTILPDYRLPTEAEWEYAAKALIGTQYMDENQINQRIYPWDGSSVRNPKKGRKQGQMLANFKRGRGDYAGIAGRSNDGAIITAEIYAYPANDFGLYNMAGNVNEWVMDVYRPLSYQDVSDLNPVRRNGYVDDSKNYDSKNKQSLIDDKLRVYKGGSWNDVAYWLSPGTRRFLDQDSATAMIGFRCAMIGVGRNK, via the coding sequence ATGATTCAAAAGTATCACCTGCAACGAGCGGCTTATGTGCTACTGGCAACAGCAGCCCTGGCATCCTGTAAGCCCAAGCACCCGACCAGTGTGCAGCCCGGTAACAAGAGTACGGCGACGGGTATTGCTTACAACCAGAAAGATGGCTTTCAGGTTAAAAAATTCGCGGGACAGAAAGCAGGTCCAAACCTTGTTTTTATTGAAGGTGGCCGGTTCACAATGGGTGCCCTTGAAGAAGACGTGATGAACTCGCGTGACAATAAAGAGCGCACTGTTTCGATTCAATCGTTCTATATGGATGAAACCGAAATGGCCAACGTTCACTACCTTGAATACCTGAATGCCATTCAGCGTGATTCATCAGAGGAAGTGGTAAAAGCAGCTTTACCAGATACAACGGTTTGGTCGAATCCATTGTCTTTTAACGACTCTTATGTTACTCAGTATCTTCGTTATCCTGCATTCCGATATTATCCGGTAGTAGGTGTATCGTGGGTGCAGGCTACAGACTATGCTACCTGGCGGTCTAATGCTGTGAATAATGAACTGGCCAAAGGTGGTGCGACTAAGAAAAAAGGAGGAGGTTTCTCTTTAAAACGGAAATCTAAAAAAGCAGATGATGCCGCTTTAGCCGAAGCTACTACAGCTGCCCCTGCACGACCTAGTCTGGAAAGCGGTACAATTTTACCAGATTATCGACTACCAACCGAAGCTGAATGGGAATACGCAGCCAAAGCCCTGATTGGGACACAATACATGGACGAGAACCAAATCAATCAGCGGATTTATCCCTGGGATGGCTCGTCGGTTCGGAATCCTAAGAAAGGTCGCAAACAAGGTCAAATGCTAGCAAACTTCAAACGTGGTCGTGGTGACTACGCTGGTATCGCCGGACGCTCAAATGACGGAGCTATTATCACGGCAGAAATCTACGCCTATCCTGCTAACGATTTTGGTCTTTATAACATGGCTGGTAACGTAAATGAGTGGGTGATGGACGTTTATCGACCACTTTCCTATCAGGACGTTAGTGATTTGAATCCTGTTCGTCGGAATGGTTATGTTGATGATTCAAAGAATTACGACAGCAAAAATAAACAATCATTAATCGACGATAAACTACGTGTTTATAAAGGCGGGTCGTGGAACGACGTTGCTTACTGGTTATCGCCTGGTACCCGCCGATTCCTGGATCAGGATTCAGCCACGGCAATGATTGGTTTCCGTTGCGCTATGATCGGCGTTGGTCGGAATAAATAA
- a CDS encoding DUF4175 family protein, whose protein sequence is MQSSTAYTTLLQRIDEYKKRYFQNQLVKGSLFFVALLGSGYLFINTAEFIGKFNSVGRGALFFGFLLTILVGLYLFIVRPLMSLYGLNKPLSNDEAARQIGTFFPEVGDKLLNTLQLQRISSDQSDLLQASLNQRSQQLLINRFSNAIQISRNRQFLKYAIPPLALILLILVVNPTFFTKSSTRLVNYNKEFAEEAPFKFVIQNKSLKAFRNEDFPLKVKLTGDAIPQAVYVVANGTRFKLEQTGDQFSYNFDNLQRDLDFHLEAAGFNSEGYKVALIDRPAVLSFNVKLNYPAYLNKPSEQLSNVGNLLVPQGTVVNWEFAADHTDSLSLRFNTDLKPLAARLIEDNMFVLNRRLMQNAIYTVSLKNGQINTPSTIQYNIQVIPDRFPQISVDRIQDTVTYNYIALSGLVSDDYGFSKLRLNYKINRNGKESSLYSKDIPVNRSTTSQNFVYNWSLDSLKLGQEDKLEYYVQVWDNDGVNGPKSSRSNQLNFVVPSNAEIQKQVDKSAEKTEQQIDNALSKTQEIKKELNQMEDRMRTKKSSDFQDKKQLQDVLQKREDLLKEIQKLQEQFQKTNDTQQRFSEKNQAMQDKMEQLKKLFNELLDPESKQLYEQLKQLLERKQDEKASDMLDKLSRKEKNMERDLDRALKLFKQMQLEQKVNNIAENLEKQAENLEKQAEENAKKNETSQDQQKQQEKSQEDFKNTKNQLDELQKQAEKDDLNKPESSEEEQKEIEKDMEEAMKNMKSDQGKQAASKQKKSAKSMRAMSKAMKESMQSSEMEEMQENMDDLRNILDNLITLSFGQEKVMKDFRGMSLQDPRVTKLSQEQLKLQDDAKIIEDSLNALASRVVQIQSFVTRELTNMKSYMDESVQQLRDRRLSMASSKQQFAMTSINNLALMLSDVLKNMQQQMNAMAMPGKGKGGKKGQNPSGMGEMQKQLNAKMQQLQKGGKTGRGLSEELSQMAAEQAMIRQMLKKLEENAKGTEAGKQQEKQVKDLLDKMDESETDLVNKRVNPNLINRQNEILTRLLESEKALKQQEEDPKRQAETAKSIKRSTPSFFDSTNLQQKTKQVEVLRSVTPNYNLFYKKEANQYLQKVSK, encoded by the coding sequence ATGCAATCTTCAACTGCTTACACAACACTTTTACAACGCATAGACGAATACAAAAAACGCTACTTCCAAAACCAGTTGGTAAAAGGAAGTTTATTTTTTGTTGCCCTGCTGGGTAGTGGTTATTTGTTCATTAACACAGCAGAATTTATTGGCAAGTTCAATTCAGTCGGTCGTGGAGCCTTATTTTTTGGGTTTTTGCTGACAATTCTGGTTGGTTTGTATTTGTTCATTGTTCGCCCATTAATGAGCTTGTATGGGCTAAATAAACCTTTGTCAAATGATGAGGCCGCCCGACAAATTGGAACGTTTTTTCCCGAAGTAGGGGATAAGCTCTTGAATACACTTCAACTTCAGCGTATCTCATCAGATCAAAGTGATTTGCTTCAGGCTAGTCTAAATCAGAGATCACAGCAGTTGTTAATAAACCGTTTCTCGAATGCGATTCAGATTAGTCGAAATCGTCAATTTCTTAAATACGCCATACCTCCGCTTGCGCTCATCCTGTTAATTCTGGTCGTGAATCCAACGTTTTTTACAAAATCGTCTACTCGACTTGTTAATTATAATAAAGAGTTTGCAGAAGAAGCTCCCTTCAAATTTGTTATCCAAAACAAATCGCTTAAAGCCTTTAGAAATGAAGATTTCCCGCTTAAGGTAAAACTAACTGGAGATGCCATTCCACAAGCTGTATATGTTGTGGCAAATGGAACACGCTTTAAATTGGAGCAAACAGGTGATCAATTTTCATACAATTTTGATAACCTACAACGCGATCTAGATTTTCATCTTGAAGCCGCTGGATTTAATTCTGAGGGCTACAAAGTAGCGCTTATCGATCGGCCTGCCGTACTTTCATTCAATGTTAAACTCAACTATCCAGCTTACCTGAACAAACCTTCTGAGCAACTTTCTAACGTTGGTAACCTACTGGTTCCGCAAGGAACGGTAGTGAATTGGGAGTTTGCTGCTGATCATACCGATTCATTATCACTGCGCTTTAATACAGATTTAAAACCGTTAGCAGCTCGTTTAATCGAAGATAATATGTTTGTGCTGAATCGTCGGTTAATGCAGAACGCGATATACACTGTATCGCTGAAAAACGGACAAATTAATACACCGTCGACAATACAATATAACATCCAAGTAATCCCTGATCGATTTCCGCAAATTTCAGTTGATCGAATTCAAGATACGGTTACGTATAATTATATAGCTCTTTCGGGACTTGTTTCTGATGATTACGGATTCTCCAAGCTACGGCTTAATTACAAAATCAATCGAAATGGGAAAGAGTCATCTCTTTATAGTAAAGACATTCCAGTCAATCGTTCGACCACTTCCCAGAATTTTGTCTATAACTGGTCACTAGATAGCCTAAAGCTTGGGCAAGAAGATAAGCTTGAGTATTACGTACAGGTGTGGGATAACGATGGGGTTAATGGCCCCAAATCGAGTCGCTCAAATCAATTAAATTTTGTCGTACCCTCAAACGCCGAAATTCAGAAACAGGTTGATAAGTCTGCCGAAAAAACCGAGCAGCAAATTGACAATGCTCTGAGCAAAACGCAAGAGATCAAGAAGGAATTAAATCAGATGGAAGATCGCATGCGAACGAAGAAATCCTCTGATTTTCAGGACAAAAAGCAGCTTCAGGACGTCCTCCAAAAGCGGGAAGATTTATTAAAGGAAATCCAGAAATTACAGGAACAATTCCAAAAAACGAACGATACTCAACAACGATTTTCTGAAAAAAATCAGGCAATGCAAGACAAAATGGAGCAGCTAAAGAAGCTATTCAATGAACTGCTTGACCCTGAATCGAAGCAATTGTATGAGCAACTTAAACAGCTTCTGGAGCGTAAACAAGATGAAAAAGCATCGGATATGCTTGACAAATTGAGCCGCAAAGAAAAGAACATGGAGCGTGATTTAGACCGTGCTCTTAAGCTTTTCAAACAAATGCAACTGGAACAAAAGGTTAATAACATTGCTGAGAATCTTGAAAAACAAGCAGAGAATTTAGAAAAACAGGCAGAAGAAAATGCCAAGAAAAATGAGACTTCTCAAGACCAACAAAAGCAGCAGGAAAAATCGCAGGAAGACTTCAAAAACACTAAGAATCAGCTAGATGAGCTTCAGAAACAGGCAGAAAAAGATGATTTAAATAAGCCTGAATCTTCTGAAGAAGAGCAGAAAGAGATTGAGAAGGACATGGAAGAAGCCATGAAAAATATGAAGAGCGACCAGGGAAAGCAGGCGGCTTCAAAACAGAAAAAGTCGGCTAAATCTATGCGCGCTATGAGTAAAGCCATGAAAGAATCTATGCAATCATCTGAGATGGAAGAGATGCAGGAAAATATGGATGATTTGCGTAACATCCTCGATAATCTGATTACACTTTCATTTGGCCAGGAGAAAGTGATGAAGGATTTCCGCGGCATGAGCCTTCAAGATCCTCGCGTCACCAAACTTTCACAGGAGCAACTAAAGCTTCAGGATGATGCCAAAATTATTGAAGATAGCTTAAATGCCCTCGCCAGCCGTGTTGTACAGATTCAATCATTTGTTACTCGTGAGCTAACTAACATGAAGTCTTATATGGATGAAAGCGTTCAACAATTACGTGATCGTCGTTTAAGTATGGCTTCATCAAAGCAACAGTTTGCAATGACCTCAATCAATAATCTCGCTTTGATGCTTAGTGATGTGTTGAAGAATATGCAGCAACAGATGAATGCCATGGCAATGCCAGGAAAAGGCAAAGGCGGCAAAAAAGGCCAGAATCCTAGTGGTATGGGGGAGATGCAAAAACAACTTAATGCGAAAATGCAGCAACTTCAGAAAGGAGGTAAAACAGGTAGAGGGTTATCTGAAGAGCTATCCCAAATGGCGGCTGAACAAGCTATGATTCGCCAAATGCTTAAAAAACTGGAAGAAAACGCGAAAGGAACTGAAGCTGGTAAGCAACAGGAAAAACAGGTAAAGGATTTATTGGATAAAATGGATGAATCTGAAACTGATTTGGTCAACAAACGTGTAAACCCTAACTTAATCAATCGTCAGAATGAAATTCTAACTCGCCTGTTGGAATCAGAAAAAGCACTTAAGCAACAAGAGGAAGATCCTAAGCGGCAGGCTGAAACAGCTAAATCAATAAAACGTAGTACGCCTTCTTTCTTTGATTCGACCAACTTACAGCAGAAAACGAAGCAAGTTGAAGTGCTTCGCTCTGTTACTCCCAATTATAATCTTTTCTACAAAAAAGAAGCGAATCAGTATTTACAGAAAGTAAGTAAGTAA
- a CDS encoding barstar family protein, whose product MNPNILISRSERELEARYANDFIAHIDGKGIQTLRQFYEEIAELLEIPNFGFTLEALNDSLNDLQWLEDERIVLYFTNTNELISKERDPAKMGSLLSILDATAEDWKWVDDEEEIEQKEIVIVFEDSERIRKLLDKESIEYAFLSELK is encoded by the coding sequence ATGAATCCCAACATTCTAATCAGCCGATCAGAACGTGAACTGGAAGCCCGATATGCCAACGATTTCATTGCCCATATTGATGGAAAGGGTATACAAACATTGCGCCAGTTTTACGAGGAGATTGCTGAACTACTAGAAATTCCAAATTTTGGTTTTACGCTCGAAGCACTGAATGATTCGCTGAATGACCTGCAATGGCTCGAAGACGAACGAATTGTTTTGTACTTCACCAACACGAACGAGTTAATTAGCAAAGAACGCGACCCCGCCAAAATGGGCAGCCTGTTGAGCATACTTGATGCCACCGCTGAAGATTGGAAATGGGTAGATGACGAAGAAGAAATTGAGCAAAAAGAGATCGTGATTGTTTTTGAAGACAGCGAGCGCATTCGTAAATTATTAGACAAGGAAAGCATTGAATATGCATTCCTATCCGAATTGAAATAA
- the mfd gene encoding transcription-repair coupling factor, which produces MKPDELLGLYADDSFIKLLAEPFTRKPVANEPQRLQIKGLAGSLDAVLASSIFKSVGGNHLYILTDRDEASYFFNDLQNLLGQEILFFPMSYKKPYQYEEVENANVLMRAEVLNKLNPAPKDGLLMVTYPEALSEKVINKRSLQANTLTIRVGEKLDTHFVAELLQTYEFEKTDFVYEAGQFSVRGGIIDVFSFASEFPFRIDLFDDEVESIRKFNPESQLSTDPVEFINIIPNIQTKLVQETREPFFDFLPESTTIWAKDVEFTLEIIEKCYENAEQSFTSVVANSGGIQVVSDPGSLFETRRTFLNELKRYRTVEFGRKFYFKTDGKQQYNSKPQPSFNKDFKRLADTLGENQSKGFTNIITAESFKQLDRLRTIFEELDPFVKFQPLNIGLREGFIDEALKIACFTDHQIFDRYYKYRVQDKFSKSKALTLRELKTLQPGDYVTHIDYGIGRFAGLEKVDHAGNEQEAIRLIYRDNDILLVSIHSLHKIAKYSGREGGPPTMSKLGTQEWEQKKSRIRKQVKDIARELIALYAKRRTAPGYAYSRDSFLQVELESSFLYEDTPDQAKATNDVKDDMEKPHPMDRLVCGDVGFGKTEIAIRAAFKAVTDNKQVAVLVPTTILAMQHFKTFSERMADFPVKIDYINRFRTAAQTKEILKGVSSGEIGILIGTHRIVNKDIKFKDLGLLIIDEEQKFGVKTKDRLKEMRVEVDVLTLTATPIPRTLHFSLMGARDLSVIATPPPNRQPVTTEVHPYNEVTIRDAVSYEIRRGGQVFFVHNRVSDIESIGNLIMRLVPEARVGVAHGQMEGDRLERIMTRFIEGEYDVLMSTNIIESGLDIPNANTILINNAHYFGLSDLHQMRGRVGRSNRKAFCYLLTPPPSVMTADARKRLQTLEDFSDLGEGFKIAMRDLDIRGAGNLLGAEQSGFVNDLGFEMYHKVLDEAVQELRENEFKDLFETKPGDLKLSLPDTVIETDLQVVIPERYVSNISERLALYTRLDSLQNKEELQAFRQEVIDRFGPLPEEVENLIKMVNVRWKAEQLYLEKLTLKNNILKGYFVSNGNDDFFKSDQFGKVIEYLKRNPAKCSLKESKGRPIITHIDVYSVEQLDEILESMTN; this is translated from the coding sequence TTGAAACCAGATGAATTGCTCGGCTTATATGCCGACGATAGTTTTATAAAATTGCTGGCCGAACCATTCACCCGTAAGCCAGTGGCCAACGAACCTCAACGGCTACAGATCAAAGGTTTGGCAGGTAGTCTGGATGCAGTGTTGGCATCGTCGATCTTTAAATCGGTGGGCGGTAATCACCTCTATATCTTAACAGACCGCGACGAGGCCTCGTACTTCTTCAACGATTTGCAAAACTTGCTTGGCCAGGAAATTTTGTTTTTCCCGATGTCGTATAAAAAGCCTTATCAATACGAAGAAGTCGAGAATGCAAATGTATTGATGCGGGCTGAGGTGTTGAACAAACTCAATCCGGCACCAAAAGATGGGCTGCTGATGGTTACCTATCCGGAAGCATTATCCGAAAAAGTTATTAACAAACGGTCGCTACAAGCAAATACATTAACGATTCGGGTAGGAGAGAAGCTGGACACGCATTTCGTGGCAGAACTGCTTCAAACTTATGAATTTGAGAAAACCGATTTCGTCTATGAAGCAGGCCAGTTCTCAGTTCGTGGTGGAATTATAGACGTATTCTCTTTCGCAAGTGAGTTTCCATTTCGAATCGATTTGTTCGATGACGAAGTCGAAAGCATTCGAAAATTCAATCCAGAATCGCAGTTATCCACAGACCCGGTTGAGTTTATCAACATCATTCCCAACATCCAGACTAAACTTGTCCAGGAAACTCGCGAACCGTTTTTTGATTTTCTCCCCGAGTCGACAACCATTTGGGCAAAAGACGTCGAGTTTACCCTTGAGATTATCGAAAAATGCTACGAAAATGCCGAACAGAGTTTCACATCGGTTGTAGCGAATAGTGGTGGGATTCAAGTGGTTTCGGACCCAGGCAGTTTATTTGAAACCCGTCGAACGTTTTTGAATGAGCTGAAACGATACCGGACAGTTGAGTTTGGGCGCAAGTTTTATTTCAAAACAGATGGGAAACAACAGTATAACTCCAAGCCTCAGCCTTCGTTCAATAAAGATTTTAAACGGTTGGCTGATACACTAGGAGAAAACCAGTCAAAAGGCTTCACTAATATTATTACTGCTGAATCCTTCAAACAACTTGATCGACTTCGAACGATATTCGAAGAATTAGATCCGTTTGTAAAATTCCAGCCGCTAAACATCGGATTACGGGAAGGTTTTATTGACGAGGCCTTAAAAATTGCCTGTTTCACCGATCACCAGATTTTTGATCGTTATTATAAATATCGTGTTCAGGACAAGTTCTCGAAGTCAAAAGCATTGACGCTTAGAGAGCTAAAAACCTTACAACCAGGCGATTACGTTACACACATTGACTATGGTATTGGGCGGTTTGCAGGGTTGGAAAAAGTAGACCACGCAGGTAATGAACAGGAGGCTATACGTCTGATTTACAGAGACAATGACATTCTTTTAGTAAGCATTCATAGCCTACATAAAATCGCTAAATATAGCGGTAGAGAAGGCGGGCCTCCAACCATGAGTAAACTTGGTACGCAGGAATGGGAGCAGAAAAAATCGCGAATTCGAAAGCAGGTTAAAGACATTGCCCGAGAATTGATTGCGTTATACGCCAAGCGAAGAACAGCTCCCGGTTACGCCTACAGTCGAGATAGTTTTCTCCAAGTTGAACTTGAATCGTCATTCCTTTACGAAGACACCCCTGATCAGGCCAAAGCGACCAACGATGTAAAAGACGATATGGAAAAGCCGCACCCCATGGACCGACTGGTTTGTGGCGATGTAGGGTTTGGGAAAACTGAAATAGCGATTCGGGCAGCCTTTAAGGCTGTAACTGATAACAAGCAGGTCGCGGTGCTAGTGCCAACGACAATTCTGGCCATGCAGCACTTCAAAACGTTCAGCGAGCGTATGGCCGATTTCCCAGTTAAAATCGACTACATCAACCGATTCCGAACAGCAGCCCAAACAAAAGAGATTCTGAAAGGTGTATCATCTGGCGAAATTGGCATTCTGATCGGCACGCACCGAATTGTCAATAAAGACATCAAATTCAAAGACTTAGGCCTTTTAATCATTGATGAAGAGCAAAAATTTGGCGTAAAGACCAAAGATCGATTAAAGGAAATGCGTGTAGAAGTAGACGTTTTGACGCTCACAGCCACACCGATTCCCCGAACACTCCATTTCTCATTGATGGGTGCTCGTGATCTTTCCGTGATTGCCACGCCACCTCCCAATCGGCAACCTGTTACGACCGAAGTACACCCGTACAATGAAGTAACGATCAGAGATGCAGTTAGTTACGAAATCCGTCGCGGAGGGCAGGTCTTTTTTGTACATAACCGTGTCAGTGATATTGAATCCATTGGCAACTTAATTATGCGCCTAGTTCCGGAAGCGCGCGTTGGCGTGGCACACGGACAAATGGAGGGAGATCGGTTGGAGCGGATTATGACTCGATTTATCGAAGGTGAGTACGATGTATTAATGTCTACTAACATTATCGAATCAGGTCTGGATATTCCAAATGCGAACACTATTTTGATTAACAATGCTCACTATTTCGGACTTTCAGATTTGCACCAAATGCGCGGTAGGGTAGGGCGATCGAATCGGAAAGCCTTCTGTTATTTATTAACGCCCCCACCTTCAGTAATGACGGCCGATGCACGCAAACGGCTCCAGACGCTGGAGGACTTTTCAGATTTGGGCGAAGGGTTTAAAATTGCCATGCGCGATTTAGATATCCGGGGAGCAGGAAATCTACTCGGTGCCGAGCAAAGCGGCTTCGTCAATGACCTGGGTTTTGAAATGTACCATAAAGTACTCGACGAAGCCGTTCAGGAATTGCGTGAAAACGAATTTAAAGACCTGTTTGAAACCAAACCCGGCGATCTGAAATTATCTTTACCAGATACCGTTATTGAGACTGATTTGCAGGTTGTTATTCCTGAGAGATACGTCTCAAATATATCGGAACGTTTGGCGTTATATACTCGCCTGGATAGCCTTCAAAACAAGGAAGAATTGCAGGCATTTCGTCAGGAAGTGATCGACAGATTCGGACCTTTACCAGAAGAAGTCGAAAACCTTATTAAAATGGTCAATGTTCGCTGGAAAGCTGAGCAGTTATACCTTGAAAAACTGACGCTTAAGAATAATATCCTGAAAGGATACTTCGTTTCTAACGGGAACGACGACTTCTTCAAATCGGACCAATTTGGCAAGGTAATTGAGTATCTCAAGCGAAACCCAGCCAAATGCTCATTAAAAGAATCGAAGGGAAGGCCCATTATTACACATATAGATGTGTATTCCGTTGAGCAATTGGATGAAATATTGGAGTCGATGACAAATTAA